The DNA sequence CACTCGAGGAAATCAGGGCTGCGATCGAGAATTCCGGAAACAGGATAATTGTGATAAGGGGTAGTGACCGTGCATTTTCGGCAGGAGCAAATATCAAGAAATTCCAGGAACTCGATCAGAGGAGCGCCTATGATATGGCAAGGAGAGGGCATATAGTGATGGATTTCATTGCATCATACGAAAGGCCGGTCATCGCCGCAATAAATGGCTTCGCACTTGGTGGCGGATTTGAGCTGGCACTGGCTTGCGATGTAAGGATCGCTTCGCCACAGACTAAACTTGGCCTGACCGAGACCAATCTAGGCATACTTCCCGGTTGGGGTGGAACTCAGAGACTCGGTTCAATAATTGGCAGAACAAGGGCGTTTGAAATGATATCCTTCGGACAGATGATCACCGCTGAAGAAGCAATGAAATACGGCATCCTTAATGCTGTCTCCGAAAATTATTTTGAGTATTCCATGAAGCTGGCGACAGAATTGTCTGAAAGAGCCATGGTTGCCATTTCCTACGTGAAAGAGCTCATGAAATATGGCAGAAACAATGAAGGATTTGAAGCCGAAAAAGAGAAATTTGGAAGCGTCTTTGGATCTGAAGATAGCGTTGAAGGAGTAAAATCATTTGTTGAAAAGAGGAAACCTGTATATAAGTGGAGATGAAGATGCTGATCTTCATTCAGCTTTCAGCAGACGAATTCCGGTATTGAATTCAGCTTCGGTAAAGACTTTCCTTGCAAGATAGACTGATCTATATTTTTCAGCGCTGTCCGGAAAGAGCGTTACTATCTTTCCTTTCCCAATTTTTCTTGCGACCATCCTGGCTCCTGCCATACTGGCTCCGGATGATAACCCAACAAAGAGTTTATTGTCATGTAGCAGGTTTCTCACCTCTGCTATTGCCATCTCGTCCGTAACATTTATCCATTCATCCACGAGGCTCCTGTTCTCCTCGATCAATTTGGGGACGTTGGAAACCGAGAGATTCTTTAATCCCTGTATGTGGTGTTCAGGTACCGGTTCTACTGCTATAATTTTTGTATCAGGAGAAACTGACTTGAAGTATTTTGCAAGGCCTGTGAGTGTCCCCCCAGTGCCGATTCCTATTACTACGTGACTCGGGGCATCGCCATTGAACGCCTTTGTTATCTCCGGGCCTGTGGTATAATAATGACTCAGTGTGTTGTTCGGGTTCGAGTACTGATCCAGGTTAACATATTTTTCAGGGTTTTCCAGTATTTTCGACCTGGCGAGAGCAATTGCCGGATCGATGGATATTCTTGCGCCGGGTGCAGAGTCGCCTTCCATCTCTATCAGTGTCTGTCCGGACTTCCGGATTGCATCTTTTGTTTCTTTGCTGCTGCCAGCCGGAATTATGATCTCTGCCCGTATTCCGAACAGCGACGCAATGTTTGCAATGGCAATCCCGGTGTTTCCGGAGCTTGCTTCCACTATGACCTTATTCTTGGAGAGCCGGCCATCGATGATCATGCTCCGGATCATGAAGAACGATGCCCGATCCTTC is a window from the Thermoplasmatales archaeon genome containing:
- a CDS encoding 3-hydroxypropionyl-coenzyme A dehydratase produces the protein MVEYNNLKVEDSGKIRVVRISKESNLNPLDIETLEEIRAAIENSGNRIIVIRGSDRAFSAGANIKKFQELDQRSAYDMARRGHIVMDFIASYERPVIAAINGFALGGGFELALACDVRIASPQTKLGLTETNLGILPGWGGTQRLGSIIGRTRAFEMISFGQMITAEEAMKYGILNAVSENYFEYSMKLATELSERAMVAISYVKELMKYGRNNEGFEAEKEKFGSVFGSEDSVEGVKSFVEKRKPVYKWR
- the cysO_3 gene encoding Cystathionine beta-synthase; translation: MKLDDSDYYKIREEAYSLGIGNTPLVRINHDGGAEIYAKLEYYNRFGSVKDRASFFMIRSMIIDGRLSKNKVIVEASSGNTGIAIANIASLFGIRAEIIIPAGSSKETKDAIRKSGQTLIEMEGDSAPGARISIDPAIALARSKILENPEKYVNLDQYSNPNNTLSHYYTTGPEITKAFNGDAPSHVVIGIGTGGTLTGLAKYFKSVSPDTKIIAVEPVPEHHIQGLKNLSVSNVPKLIEENRSLVDEWINVTDEMAIAEVRNLLHDNKLFVGLSSGASMAGARMVARKIGKGKIVTLFPDSAEKYRSVYLARKVFTEAEFNTGIRLLKAE